A window of the Vibrio fluvialis genome harbors these coding sequences:
- the murD gene encoding UDP-N-acetylmuramoyl-L-alanine--D-glutamate ligase: MDRWQGIQHVVVVGLGITGLSVVNYLQKYHPTVTVRVIDTREAPPGQEQLPTGVELHSGSWNVEWLLAADLIVANPGIALATPEIQQALAANIPVVGDIELFAWHVNKPVIAITGSNGKSTVTDLTGVMANAAGIATAVGGNIGVPALDLLSQHAELYVLELSSFQLETTSSLALKAAAFLNLSEDHMDRYDGMAGYRQAKLRIFEHAQTAVVNADDTQTYPDAYSGRTVRFGLEQPAEFTTAQHDGKEVLIANGEAVLPTSDLSLVGRHNVANVLTVLALLDAAGVNYTNALPALKSYTGLTHRCQVVADNQGIKWVNDSKATNVASTLAALSGLTLNGTLYLLVGGVGKGADFTPLKPVLETLPLTLCCFGRDGDQFMPLHASAQRFDTMEDVIVSIRPQLKAGDMVLLSPACASFDQFKNFMARGDVFAELAQRYA, encoded by the coding sequence ATGGACCGTTGGCAAGGCATTCAGCATGTAGTGGTCGTAGGGCTCGGTATAACCGGGCTCTCTGTCGTTAATTATCTGCAAAAATATCACCCGACAGTGACGGTGAGGGTTATTGATACTCGTGAAGCGCCACCAGGACAGGAACAACTGCCAACCGGTGTGGAACTGCACAGCGGCAGCTGGAATGTTGAGTGGTTGTTGGCGGCCGATTTAATTGTTGCTAACCCGGGTATTGCGCTCGCCACGCCAGAAATTCAGCAGGCACTGGCGGCGAACATCCCGGTGGTCGGCGATATTGAGCTGTTTGCCTGGCACGTGAATAAACCTGTAATTGCGATTACCGGTTCGAACGGTAAAAGCACCGTGACCGACCTGACTGGCGTGATGGCCAACGCGGCTGGAATTGCTACTGCAGTCGGAGGCAATATTGGTGTGCCGGCGCTGGATCTACTGTCGCAACACGCTGAACTCTACGTGCTGGAGCTATCGAGTTTTCAACTGGAAACCACTTCGTCTCTGGCGCTAAAAGCCGCGGCATTTCTTAATCTGTCGGAAGACCACATGGACCGTTATGACGGCATGGCAGGATATCGTCAGGCTAAGCTGCGCATTTTTGAACATGCACAAACGGCGGTTGTGAATGCTGACGATACCCAAACCTATCCTGATGCCTACTCGGGCCGCACGGTGCGTTTTGGTCTGGAGCAACCTGCTGAATTTACCACGGCGCAACATGACGGTAAGGAAGTGTTGATCGCCAATGGTGAGGCGGTGCTACCAACCTCGGATCTGAGTCTGGTTGGTCGTCACAACGTGGCTAACGTGCTGACCGTGCTGGCTTTACTCGATGCAGCGGGCGTGAATTATACAAACGCGTTGCCTGCATTGAAGTCTTACACGGGACTGACACACCGCTGTCAGGTGGTTGCCGATAATCAGGGTATAAAATGGGTCAATGATTCGAAAGCAACCAATGTGGCGAGCACATTGGCGGCGTTGTCTGGCCTGACCTTGAATGGCACTTTGTATCTGCTGGTAGGCGGAGTTGGTAAAGGCGCTGACTTCACACCATTAAAACCAGTGTTGGAGACGCTACCACTCACGCTGTGCTGTTTTGGTCGCGATGGCGATCAGTTCATGCCATTGCATGCCTCCGCTCAGCGTTTTGATACGATGGAAGACGTTATTGTATCGATTCGCCCGCAACTGAAAGCGGGGGATATGGTGCTGTTATCTCCGGCTTGCGCCAGCTTCGACCAATTTAAAAACTTTATGGCCCGTGGCGATGTGTTTGCTGAACTGGCTCAGCGCTACGCTTAG
- a CDS encoding UDP-N-acetylmuramoyl-tripeptide--D-alanyl-D-alanine ligase gives MIGTSLTQLTAVLDAQLVGEDTEIAAVSTDTRSIPKDALFVALVGERFDAHEFAVQAVAAGAKALLVERVLDINVPQLVVANSKIALGLLGSWVHQQCHTPTVAITGSCGKTTVKEMVASILAAKGQVLFTAGNFNNDIGVPLTLLRSTPQDDYAVIELGANHIGEIAYTTALVKPDVALVNNVAAAHLEGFGSIEGVKRAKGEIYQGLSAGKTAVVNLDSQGGELWQAVLADKCVKTFSVTEHSADFYPRDIVLNAAGEASFVLVTPIGEVAVKLGIIGKHNVGNALAASALAIEMGATLADIQHGLAHLSKVKGRVDVTELNDNITLIDDSYNASVPAMKAAVDLLGGFSATRWLILGNMAELGEESLALHQQVGEHAAPFQFEYVLTYGHDAKVISDVCHGRHFASHQDMIMFIEQQLEQQQDRAHVLIVKGANSAGMSKIAAALKEKYS, from the coding sequence ATGATTGGAACTTCTCTGACGCAGTTAACTGCGGTTCTTGATGCGCAATTAGTGGGTGAAGATACCGAGATCGCCGCAGTGTCAACGGATACTCGTTCAATTCCAAAAGACGCACTTTTTGTTGCCTTGGTCGGAGAGCGTTTTGACGCCCATGAATTTGCCGTGCAAGCGGTGGCAGCGGGCGCCAAAGCGCTGTTAGTAGAAAGAGTGCTGGATATCAACGTGCCCCAGCTGGTGGTCGCCAATAGCAAAATTGCGCTGGGCTTGCTGGGCAGCTGGGTTCATCAGCAGTGTCATACGCCGACGGTTGCCATCACGGGCAGCTGTGGCAAAACCACGGTGAAAGAGATGGTGGCCAGTATCTTAGCGGCGAAAGGCCAGGTGCTGTTCACTGCGGGTAACTTTAATAATGACATCGGTGTGCCGCTGACACTGCTGCGTTCGACGCCGCAAGATGATTACGCTGTAATTGAACTCGGCGCCAACCATATTGGCGAAATTGCTTACACCACGGCGCTGGTGAAACCGGATGTGGCGTTGGTGAATAACGTGGCTGCGGCACACTTAGAAGGCTTTGGCTCGATCGAAGGCGTAAAACGTGCCAAAGGTGAAATTTACCAAGGCCTGAGTGCGGGCAAAACGGCGGTCGTTAACCTCGACAGCCAGGGCGGTGAACTGTGGCAAGCCGTGCTGGCTGACAAATGTGTGAAAACTTTTTCCGTCACAGAGCACAGCGCTGACTTTTACCCGCGTGACATCGTGTTGAATGCTGCAGGGGAAGCCAGCTTTGTTCTGGTGACGCCTATCGGTGAAGTGGCAGTGAAACTGGGCATCATCGGCAAGCACAATGTGGGTAATGCACTTGCAGCAAGTGCACTTGCGATTGAGATGGGCGCGACTCTCGCTGACATTCAGCATGGTTTAGCGCATCTGTCGAAAGTGAAAGGCCGCGTGGATGTGACAGAGCTGAACGACAACATTACGTTGATCGACGACAGTTACAATGCCAGTGTTCCGGCGATGAAAGCCGCCGTGGACCTGCTTGGCGGTTTTTCTGCCACCCGGTGGCTAATTTTGGGCAATATGGCCGAGTTAGGTGAGGAAAGCCTTGCACTTCACCAACAAGTCGGTGAACATGCTGCACCATTCCAGTTTGAATATGTCTTGACGTATGGCCACGATGCGAAGGTGATCAGCGATGTCTGTCACGGTCGCCATTTTGCGTCCCATCAGGACATGATTATGTTTATCGAGCAGCAACTAGAACAACAACAGGATCGCGCTCACGTACTGATCGTCAAAGGCGCCAACAGTGCGGGTATGAGTAAGATTGCCGCTGCTCTTAAGGAGAAATACTCATGA
- the mraY gene encoding phospho-N-acetylmuramoyl-pentapeptide-transferase — protein MIIWLAELLQPYFSFFRLFEYLSFRAIVSILTALGISLWMGPRLIKRLQLLQIGQVVRNDGPESHFSKRGTPTMGGIMILASIIITVLLWTDLSNPYVWAVLAVLMGYGAVGFVDDYRKVVRKNTDGLIARWKYFWQSAIALVVAFALYAHGHDTAATQLVVPFFKEVMPQLGLFYIILTYFVIVGTSNAVNLTDGLDGLAIMPTVLVAAGFGVIAWATGNVNFANYLHIPYIPYTSELVVVCTAIVGAGLGFLWFNTYPAQVFMGDVGSLALGGALGTIAVLVRQEFVLVIMGGVFVMETLSVILQVGSYKLRGQRIFRMAPIHHHYELKGWPEPRVIVRFWIISIVLVLIGLATLKVR, from the coding sequence ATGATTATTTGGCTTGCGGAGTTACTCCAGCCATATTTTTCGTTTTTCCGTTTGTTCGAATACCTTTCATTTCGAGCGATTGTCAGCATTCTGACGGCTCTGGGCATTTCATTATGGATGGGCCCGCGTCTGATCAAACGTCTGCAATTGTTGCAGATTGGTCAGGTGGTGCGTAACGACGGCCCGGAATCGCATTTCAGTAAACGTGGTACCCCAACGATGGGCGGTATCATGATTCTGGCCTCGATTATTATCACCGTGTTGTTGTGGACAGATTTGTCGAACCCGTACGTCTGGGCGGTTCTGGCCGTGCTAATGGGTTACGGTGCAGTCGGCTTTGTCGATGACTATCGTAAAGTGGTGCGCAAAAACACCGATGGTCTGATTGCGCGCTGGAAATACTTCTGGCAGTCAGCGATTGCGCTGGTGGTCGCATTTGCACTGTATGCACATGGTCACGATACCGCCGCGACTCAGCTGGTGGTGCCTTTCTTTAAAGAAGTGATGCCCCAACTGGGACTGTTCTACATTATTCTGACTTACTTTGTGATTGTAGGTACCAGTAACGCAGTCAACCTGACCGATGGCTTGGATGGCTTGGCGATCATGCCAACGGTGTTGGTCGCGGCTGGCTTTGGTGTGATCGCCTGGGCAACAGGTAACGTCAACTTTGCCAACTACCTGCATATTCCCTACATTCCTTACACGTCTGAACTGGTGGTGGTGTGTACCGCGATTGTCGGTGCTGGCCTTGGTTTCCTTTGGTTTAACACCTATCCAGCACAAGTTTTCATGGGCGATGTGGGTTCTCTGGCACTGGGCGGTGCTCTGGGCACTATCGCGGTGCTGGTTCGTCAGGAATTTGTCTTGGTGATCATGGGCGGTGTGTTCGTGATGGAAACCCTGTCGGTGATCCTGCAGGTGGGTTCATACAAGCTGCGCGGTCAGCGCATCTTCCGCATGGCCCCGATTCACCATCACTATGAACTGAAAGGTTGGCCGGAACCACGCGTGATCGTGCGTTTCTGGATCATCTCTATTGTTTTGGTTTTGATTGGTTTAGCGACACTGAAAGTGCGTTAA
- the ftsW gene encoding cell division protein FtsW, giving the protein MLLSKPFQSLNRWLRTASPDALFDRQLVWIALGLMLIGLVMVTSASFPISSRLTDQPFHFMFRHAIFLMLALITSAVVLQVPLQRWMQYSSVLLAISFVLLIIVLLAGKSVNGASRWIPLGLFNLQPAEVAKLSLFIFMSGYLVRKHDEVRQTFFGGFLKPIMVFGTLAVLLLGQPDLGTVIVMLVTLFGMLFIAGAKLSQFLALMVAGILAVVALIAAEPYRIRRVTSFLDPWEDPFGSGYQLTQSLMAFGRGEWFGQGLGNSIQKLEYLPEAHTDFVFAVMAEELGFVGVTLVLMLIFSLVFKAILIGKKAFEHDQQFGGYLAFGIGIWFAFQTLVNVGAAAGMVPTKGLTLPLISYGGSSLIIMSVAVSILLRIDHECRMADNRRTKEITNEEN; this is encoded by the coding sequence TTGTTACTCTCCAAACCATTTCAATCACTTAACCGCTGGCTGCGTACTGCTTCTCCTGACGCTTTGTTCGATCGTCAGTTGGTCTGGATCGCGCTGGGGTTGATGTTGATTGGTTTGGTGATGGTGACATCTGCTTCGTTTCCCATCAGCTCACGTCTGACTGATCAACCGTTTCACTTTATGTTTCGCCATGCCATCTTCCTGATGCTGGCTCTCATCACCTCTGCGGTGGTGCTTCAGGTACCGCTGCAGCGCTGGATGCAATACAGTTCGGTGTTGCTTGCGATCTCCTTTGTGTTGCTGATTATCGTGTTGTTAGCGGGTAAATCGGTCAACGGTGCTTCGCGCTGGATCCCACTTGGTCTGTTTAACCTTCAGCCTGCGGAAGTGGCCAAGTTATCGCTGTTTATCTTTATGTCCGGCTATCTGGTGCGCAAACACGATGAAGTGCGACAAACCTTCTTTGGCGGCTTTCTCAAACCCATCATGGTGTTTGGCACGCTGGCGGTTTTGCTGCTTGGTCAGCCAGACTTAGGGACGGTTATCGTGATGCTGGTGACGCTGTTTGGCATGCTGTTTATCGCTGGGGCAAAGCTGTCGCAGTTTCTCGCCTTGATGGTGGCCGGTATTCTTGCGGTGGTGGCGTTGATCGCCGCTGAACCCTACCGGATTCGCCGGGTAACCTCGTTTCTCGACCCGTGGGAAGACCCATTTGGCAGCGGTTACCAGCTCACGCAATCGCTGATGGCCTTTGGTCGCGGTGAATGGTTTGGTCAAGGGCTGGGCAATTCCATTCAAAAACTGGAATACCTGCCTGAAGCGCATACAGACTTTGTTTTCGCCGTGATGGCGGAAGAGCTTGGCTTTGTTGGCGTTACGCTGGTATTGATGCTGATTTTCAGTCTGGTGTTTAAAGCCATTTTGATCGGCAAGAAAGCGTTTGAGCACGATCAGCAGTTTGGCGGTTATCTGGCGTTTGGCATCGGGATCTGGTTTGCGTTCCAGACCTTGGTCAACGTCGGCGCAGCCGCAGGTATGGTGCCAACCAAAGGTCTGACATTACCGCTGATCAGTTACGGTGGTTCGAGTTTAATTATTATGTCGGTGGCGGTATCGATACTGCTGCGCATCGACCATGAATGCCGCATGGCAGACAATCGCAGAACAAAAGAAATAACCAATGAAGAAAACTAA